From Impatiens glandulifera chromosome 7, dImpGla2.1, whole genome shotgun sequence:
aggcgtatgattagtttgaggttaggtaaagtaaataaaagcaaagaaaagaacacgagacaaggatttgtttatggatgttcggagcaaaccctcctacgtcatcccttcttctcaggttatgagaaggatctccactaactctttagagttacaacaatactgccggtcgagcccaacttcgctactcgccggttacaccaaactcacactttgatgtaatacaacaactcaacacaacaacacataaaaaaagcttccggttttaggcaaaccggtttttggaatatataactttatctctctaacttaatgattttcttaaaaagatgtgattgatatttttcgctTGATCACTGCCTTAAATGAAGAcgtctcgtcttccttttatagctgagaggacacaacggtcatattttctctctcctggtaatgatcaagaggcttgcacgccttccctcttggacaaatcaatttggacacatggcagacatgcgttttagccggtttgcatgttggacacatggcagacatgcacttagccggtttgcattttggacacatggcagctcttagccggccgcctgacagctacctgctgcctggagattgcttctggatttggacaagcatgcctgacagctacctgctgcctggagattgcttctggatttggataagcatgcctgacagttacctgctgcctggagattgtttctggatttggacaagtaTTTAATAATCGGAGCTTGATAGCATTTAACCAACCGGAACATATTTATGACTGAGTGGCTaatttaataaccggaacataTTTATGATTGGAGCGGCTCActtaataaccggaacatttatgactgggcggttgcacttaatcaaccggagcatttatgactgggcggttgcacttaatcaaccggagcatttatgactgggcggttgcacttaatcaaccggagcatttatgactgggcggttgcacttaatcaactggagcatttatgactgggcggttgcacttaatcaactGGAGCActtatgactgggcggttgcattaagtgtcggttgaccaatccggtttgactgaactttactgaccggttccggactccttgactgaactccggttgaccaaccggttgactgaacttcttggacaaaccggttgcggttgcttttacttcaaaccgaagtcaaacaaccggaacgatatatatatttccaaccgaatggattttgctcaatttccctgaaacagcaaaactttaaatattatttgcagccagtgggatttgatccctggtcacctgtgtgacagacAGAggcgtttaccactacgctacaacaacttcttgttatatttaaaccaattaatatacttgatataacttagcggtttaacatatatttttcataagttataacaattattttctaaccgatttaaaattaatctatttaatttttctatcaatttctccctttttgattatttagaataaatattcaaaacttgtaatgtatggccggttttgagaaaattaacttacttaatttttctatcaatttctccctttttgattatttagaataaatattcaaaacttgtaatgtatggccggttttgagaaaattaacttacttaatttttctatcacctACGattctacaggtggccgaaggaAGAAGGCAACCGCTAAGAGAGCGGctccggtcaaagaaaaatcTGGAAGCAAGAAAGTTAGACAACCAATCGGATCGGCTGATCTGAGGTCCGAAACCCCCAATGATGAAGATTCGGCATCCAGTTCTGACCGAACCATTTCACAAAATACCGGAGGAGATTAGTCCGGTAAAGGGAAAGAACCGATAGTCGAGGATCAATCGGTCAGTCATATAACGCTGACATCGGTTCGGACGGACTTGGGGAGGTAGATGCCCACGCTGATGATAACACCCGGAAAAAGGCCGAGGATCTCGTCAGCAGAATCATGGACGAGATACACCAGCAGGCTCGCGTGGCAGCCGAGGTGTTCTATCAATGGATCCGGCACCGGCATCAgattttcttcaaaaacatgCTACCGGATGTCACGGTTAGCGAAAAATTCGAAAAGTTGATGGAGATAGAGGAGGAAGTCATCAACCTCACAAAGGCTCAAGATGTCAACACCGCCTTAGAACGATACACGGTGGTCGAACCGCGTGCGCGGTTACAAAGGCTAACCGCACACATTCAACGTCTAAAAGAAAAGCATACTCCGGGAACACCGAATTCTCAACTTCAACTTCTGGTGCTAGAATTGCTTGCGGTCAAGGAAAGGGCACTAACCGAGGAGGTGGCACGGCTTAAGGCGGTGCCCGAACATCAAGATCCAACGAACTCACTGCCTCCTAAGGATGTTGGCGGTCAGAATCCGACCGATGAAGAGCTATCCTCCCCTCCACCGGATCAGACGATCAACATGACCGAAGTCAGGATAGAGACACCTCTCACCGACCATCGAGCATCTGCTCAAGCCGGGGACTCGGAACCGGCCATAACGGAAGAAAGGGTCAAGGCCCTTattgaagaatttgtcaacGACGCGGTTCGACCatggaaaaagaaaatcaaagaaacagtGGCTAAAACCTTCGAGATGGCCGAAACGACAAAAGATGATCTAAGGATGGCGGTCGAGCGGATCACGTCTGTTGAAACAAATTACGGTAATACAGATCAATTGTACGGCGGTCATCTTGATCGAACCAAAGCATTGGAGGCTATAACTCCGAAGCTGGTGACCGATCTCAATTCGGTCAGCCAAAAGGTAGCCGAgatggaacggtctcaagaaaCGACCGATCAAAGGCtgacaaaggtcgatgaggactTGGCTCAGTCAAGTGCCCAAGCCGGCTCAACACTTGACAGGGTAATCAACCTGGAATAAAAGAATACAACCCTTGAAGAAAAGAACgccaagcttgaagccgatctcaaggcggtcaccgaacaggtggcaGAGTTAACAACGGCTAAGCTGGCTGCCGATAAAGCAATTGAGGAGGTGAATGCTCTGGCGGCTAAGAAACTCCAAGATGCGCTGAACGAGCAGACCCGGACACAGAAGGAAGCGGCAGCGGCTGATGCGAACATAGTCGGCCATATGCAAAACTTAGCGGTCAATGCAACGGCCATAGCAGCATCCATGGCAGCTCAACAAGCCAAAGATGCTAACCGGCTAAGGGCCAACAAGAAACGTCCAACAATTTCGcaaaggctcacaagaagtctaAGGCAATTGCTTCCCCTTCTAGCCGGTCACACGTAAAAGGAAAGCTGCTTCGAGAAAAGCGGAGATGACGGGGCTATTGGACAGTGTCACCGAGACAGTTGTTGACCCTGCACTCAACCCGGTTCTGCAAGCCGAGGATGATTTCGAAGAAGATGTCCAGCGGCAACTTAGAAGACAGCGGGTTTTAAATGCAGTTCCAATCAGAACGATCGGTCAACCGTTCTCTCCTCACACCGGCACCTCAGGCGGTCGGGGATCCTCTTTTAGGCCGGTTCAAGAGGACAATGGACAATTAGACGATGAACTGTTGGATCATTTCCTACCGtccagatcgaagaaataggggctttatTCACTATCTTTCCTTATgtttatttcagtttttatagcattttgccttagcatatttcttatatatatataaagtaatttttggaaaccggcctacatttcaattcttacatgattttagatattttaaataaaataatcaaaaagggagaaattgataatataaaagataaaaattttcaaaatttttctcaaaattttccaaaatttttcgaaaaaattctTCCAAGTTAGtctccaaaaatccggccaaacaaattcttaaaaacaaaaccggcctacatttgcattcttacatgattttgaatattttaaataaaataatcaaaaagggagaaattgttagataaaattagatcggttaaataaaacataacaaaaacaaatctcttgtgcgGGAACAGGCAAAGAACTCAACTGGTCAAAATACTCAACCGTTTAAAAAACttaaccggtcaagcaatcaaaccgaccaaaaacatgaccgaacaagaaagacaagatcggtcaaatcagaaggccagaatcaatTAAATAGTCAGTCAATCAGAAGCCATgaaaaaaccggaagtcatccggttagcataaataaccgaccagcataaaaagacacttcgggtatctgttgagaatgataccgaaggaaca
This genomic window contains:
- the LOC124909624 gene encoding uncharacterized protein LOC124909624, which produces MDEIHQQARVAAEVFYQWIRHRHQIFFKNMLPDVTVSEKFEKLMEIEEEVINLTKAQDVNTALERYTVVEPRARLQRLTAHIQRLKEKHTPGTPNSQLQLLVLELLAVKERALTEEVARLKAVPEHQDPTNSLPPKDVGGQNPTDEELSSPPPDQTINMTEVRIETPLTDHRASAQAGDSEPAITEERVKALIEEFVNDAVRPWKKKIKETVAKTFEMAETTKDDLRMAVERITSVETNYGNTDQLYGGHLDRTKALEAITPKLVTDLNSVSQKVAEMERSQETTDQRLTKVDEDLAQSSAQAGSTLDRNAKLEADLKAVTEQVAELTTAKLAADKAIEEVNALAAKKLQDALNEQTRTQKEAAAADANIVGHMQNLAVNATAIAASMAAQQAKDANRLRANKKRPTISQRLTRSLRQLLPLLAGHT